Proteins encoded within one genomic window of Prosthecobacter fusiformis:
- a CDS encoding DUF1501 domain-containing protein: MFRIPGALGKDLCDKDLGMTRRDILRVGGASMMGLTLNGMFRAQAASVNSPAAGRVGWGKAKHVLMIYLQGGPSHLDLWDPKENVPDKVRSAFKTIPTKVPGHHFTEILPQLAKVNDKFTMINSMSYTPNGLFNHTAAIYQIMTGYTTDKVSPSGQLEPPNAKDFPNFGSNIIRLKPMDEPMLPFVMLPRPLQESNVVGKGGTAGFLGKAYDPYTLYPDGDDLDMGKMDRIKIEDLQLRPDLFSVRLQRRAKLRDAINDQMPTIEAAVKDMSLDSYYDQALNLIASGRARDAFALDRESPKLRDRYGRNTFGQSCMLARRLIEAGTRVVELIWPKVANSDNHSWDHHVGLTQRMKSQSGPMLDQGLSALFEDLDSSGLLDETLVVALGEFGRSPEKGVSTSGNGNSADGRDHWPYCYTAVIGGAGIKRGYIHGKSDKTGSSPAEDPVHPTELLATIYHAVGIDPETIVYNHLNQPRELVKAKPVTKLFA, from the coding sequence ATGTTTCGCATTCCTGGAGCCCTCGGCAAAGACCTTTGTGATAAAGACCTCGGCATGACCCGCCGTGACATCTTGCGTGTGGGCGGTGCCTCCATGATGGGTCTCACGCTGAACGGCATGTTCCGTGCACAGGCCGCCTCTGTCAATTCCCCCGCCGCTGGTCGTGTAGGCTGGGGAAAAGCTAAGCATGTACTCATGATCTATCTCCAGGGTGGTCCCAGCCATCTTGACCTTTGGGATCCCAAAGAGAATGTGCCAGACAAAGTTCGCTCGGCTTTCAAGACCATTCCGACCAAGGTCCCTGGCCACCATTTCACGGAGATCCTCCCCCAGTTGGCCAAGGTGAATGACAAGTTCACCATGATCAATTCGATGAGCTATACGCCTAACGGATTGTTCAATCACACCGCCGCCATCTATCAGATCATGACCGGCTATACGACGGACAAAGTGAGCCCATCCGGCCAGCTTGAGCCGCCGAACGCCAAGGACTTCCCCAACTTCGGCAGCAACATCATCCGTCTGAAGCCCATGGATGAGCCGATGCTGCCCTTCGTGATGTTGCCGCGTCCCCTTCAGGAATCCAACGTCGTCGGCAAAGGCGGCACCGCTGGTTTCCTCGGCAAAGCCTACGATCCTTATACGCTGTATCCCGATGGTGATGACCTGGACATGGGCAAGATGGACCGGATTAAGATCGAGGATCTCCAGCTCCGCCCGGACCTCTTCAGCGTCCGCCTCCAGCGCCGTGCCAAGTTGCGCGATGCCATCAATGATCAGATGCCCACGATTGAAGCGGCTGTGAAGGACATGAGCCTGGACAGCTACTATGACCAGGCCCTCAACCTCATCGCTAGCGGTCGTGCTCGAGATGCCTTCGCGCTTGACCGTGAATCTCCAAAGCTGCGTGACCGCTACGGTCGCAATACCTTTGGCCAGAGCTGCATGCTGGCACGTCGTCTCATTGAAGCTGGCACGCGTGTGGTGGAACTGATCTGGCCTAAAGTCGCCAATTCAGACAATCACTCCTGGGACCACCACGTGGGCTTGACTCAGCGCATGAAAAGCCAGAGCGGACCGATGCTGGACCAGGGGCTGAGCGCCCTTTTTGAAGATCTGGACTCCAGCGGCCTGCTTGATGAGACACTCGTCGTTGCTCTAGGTGAATTTGGCCGCAGCCCAGAAAAGGGAGTATCTACCTCAGGCAATGGTAACAGCGCTGATGGCCGCGACCACTGGCCTTATTGTTATACGGCGGTCATCGGTGGGGCCGGCATCAAGCGTGGTTACATCCATGGCAAGTCGGACAAAACCGGTTCCTCACCTGCCGAAGATCCTGTTCATCCGACAGAACTCCTGGCCACGATCTACCATGCCGTGGGCATTGATCCTGAAACCATCGTTTACAACCACCTCAACCAGCCCCGCGAGCTAGTGAAAGCCAAGCCCGTAACGAAGCTCTTCGCGTGA